Proteins co-encoded in one Flavivirga eckloniae genomic window:
- a CDS encoding 5-oxoprolinase subunit C family protein produces MVKVLKSGLYSTIQDLGRYSYQEYGVPYSGAMDAYAASLANMLLGNDKNAAVMEITMMGPTLEFNCDTGICISGANLSPKLNEKPITLNQPTSVKRGDKLSFGKLIFGFRSYIAVSGGFKTEKVMNSYSMYQGITEQSTVLKNSDLLIDASSKSFDTKHAGVKISDSHFSTKHIEVFKGPEFDKLSKAQQDLLFSQHFTIAKENNRMAYQLVEPLENSLEPIITSSVLPGTIQLTPSGKLIVLMRDCQTTGGYPRILQLKESSINILAQKFTGNSIQFSIPAFRLSSR; encoded by the coding sequence ATGGTTAAGGTTTTAAAATCAGGGTTATATTCTACGATTCAGGATTTAGGACGTTATAGTTATCAGGAATATGGCGTACCATATTCTGGAGCTATGGATGCATATGCGGCTTCTTTGGCCAATATGCTATTAGGAAACGATAAAAATGCTGCCGTAATGGAGATTACCATGATGGGACCAACTCTCGAATTTAATTGCGATACTGGTATTTGTATTTCTGGAGCAAATCTGTCTCCCAAGTTAAATGAGAAACCCATAACATTAAACCAACCAACTTCAGTAAAAAGAGGTGACAAGCTATCTTTTGGCAAACTCATTTTCGGATTTAGGTCTTATATAGCAGTTTCAGGAGGTTTCAAGACAGAAAAAGTCATGAATAGTTATAGCATGTACCAAGGCATTACTGAGCAATCTACGGTGTTAAAAAACAGTGATTTGTTAATTGATGCTTCATCGAAAAGTTTTGACACAAAACATGCTGGAGTTAAAATAAGTGACTCACATTTTTCAACAAAGCACATTGAAGTTTTTAAAGGCCCTGAATTTGATAAGCTTTCAAAAGCCCAGCAAGACTTATTATTTTCACAACACTTCACAATAGCCAAGGAGAATAACAGAATGGCCTACCAGTTGGTAGAACCTCTGGAAAACAGTTTGGAACCTATTATTACGTCTTCGGTATTGCCGGGAACAATTCAATTAACACCTTCGGGAAAGCTTATCGTTTTAATGAGGGATTGCCAAACCACAGGGGGCTACCCAAGAATTTTACAATTAAAGGAATCTTCCATCAATATTTTAGCCCAAAAGTTCACGGGGAATTCGATTCAATTTTCCATTCCTGCCTTTCGTCTTAGCTCAAGATAA
- the pxpB gene encoding 5-oxoprolinase subunit PxpB: MIYELTYKTYGERSILIEWPMAIDEHILSDILRFKEKIKNRSIEELVEVRSAYNSLLVVYNYEFLSFNDVVYNLKELYSEINQHSKSKRKQWKIPVCYDDVFGIDLEEMALEKGLTKEAIITLYSKAVYTVYFIGFLPGFMYLGGLDKKLHTPRKATPRLKIDKGAVAIGGEQTGVYPSESPGGWNIIGNSPIDFFNPKNKAPCFVNAGDTITFKPVSLKTYNDIKTLVDAGVYQIESEVIDG, from the coding sequence GTGATTTACGAACTCACATATAAAACATATGGCGAGCGCTCTATTTTAATTGAATGGCCTATGGCAATTGATGAACATATACTTTCTGACATACTTCGATTTAAGGAAAAAATCAAAAATAGAAGTATTGAAGAGTTAGTTGAGGTAAGAAGTGCATATAATTCATTATTAGTTGTTTACAATTATGAATTTTTATCGTTTAATGATGTAGTCTATAATCTCAAAGAATTATACAGCGAAATAAACCAACATTCTAAATCTAAAAGAAAACAATGGAAAATACCAGTATGTTATGATGATGTTTTTGGTATAGATTTAGAAGAAATGGCTTTGGAAAAAGGGCTGACTAAAGAAGCGATTATCACGTTATATTCCAAAGCTGTTTATACCGTTTATTTTATTGGTTTTTTACCGGGGTTCATGTACTTGGGCGGACTGGATAAAAAACTTCATACTCCAAGAAAAGCAACTCCTAGATTAAAAATAGATAAAGGAGCTGTTGCTATAGGAGGAGAGCAAACTGGTGTTTACCCGAGTGAAAGCCCAGGCGGTTGGAATATTATAGGCAATTCTCCCATAGATTTCTTTAATCCCAAAAATAAAGCGCCTTGTTTTGTAAATGCCGGAGATACCATTACGTTTAAACCCGTATCTCTTAAAACGTATAATGATATTAAAACATTGGTTGATGCTGGCGTTTATCAAATAGAAAGCGAGGTGATTGATGGTTAA
- the pxpA gene encoding 5-oxoprolinase subunit PxpA, whose protein sequence is MIPNAIDINADVGEGVGNESQLMPFISSCNIACGGHAGDKETMRSVIKLAKEHRVKIGAHPSFPDKENFGRVTMEMSCTALFKSIIGQINDLMHILKEEHRALHHIKPHGALYNLAAVDERIANIIIEVMKALVLPVKLYVPFGSVVEKLAISHNIPIIYEAFADRNYNDDLTLVSRKNKLASIDNEDLLFDHIFNMISNQKVKTITGKDIEIKAQTFCIHGDNPNAVNLIKNLGKRLKTHGIQIR, encoded by the coding sequence GTGATACCAAATGCTATCGATATTAATGCAGATGTAGGAGAAGGAGTTGGCAACGAGTCACAGCTCATGCCCTTTATTTCTTCATGTAATATCGCATGTGGTGGTCATGCCGGCGATAAGGAAACCATGCGAAGCGTTATTAAGCTGGCTAAAGAACATCGCGTAAAGATTGGAGCGCACCCTTCCTTTCCGGATAAAGAGAATTTTGGCAGAGTTACTATGGAAATGTCCTGTACAGCTTTGTTTAAAAGTATCATAGGGCAGATTAACGACTTAATGCATATTCTTAAGGAAGAACATCGTGCTTTACACCATATAAAACCACATGGTGCTCTATATAATTTGGCGGCTGTAGATGAAAGAATAGCTAACATTATTATAGAAGTTATGAAAGCGTTAGTGTTACCTGTTAAACTTTACGTACCCTTTGGATCTGTTGTTGAAAAACTAGCCATATCCCATAATATCCCAATTATTTATGAAGCTTTTGCTGATAGAAACTACAATGATGACTTAACATTGGTTTCAAGAAAGAACAAGTTAGCTTCAATAGATAATGAAGACCTTTTATTCGATCATATTTTTAATATGATTTCAAACCAAAAAGTTAAGACGATTACCGGTAAGGATATTGAAATAAAAGCTCAGACATTTTGTATTCATGGCGATAACCCTAATGCAGTAAATCTAATTAAAAATTTAGGGAAACGTTTAAAAACTCATGGCATTCAAATAAGGTGA
- a CDS encoding Nramp family divalent metal transporter — MKKFLKNIGPGPLVAAAFIGPGTVTVCTLAGVGFGYSLLWAMLLSIVATIVLQEMSARLGIISQKGLSQIIRTEIKNPILKGFTVILILSAIVIGNAAYEAGNITGGVLGLQTVIGNPNIEIGGFSINTLSIVIGALAFVLLYIGNYKLLEKVLIGLVTLMSLTFLITAIMTKPNISDIFMGIFVPKFSGDSILTVIGLIGTTVVPYNLFLHASLVKEKWQNKSDLKYARNDTIIAVVLGGLVSMCIIISAAAIQSQDISSASDLAKGLEPLFGSFAKYFLALGLFAAGITSAITAPLAAAYVASGCLGWNSNLKSRKFRAVWAFILLLGVLFSSLAIKPIDIIKFAQIANGILLPVIAGFLIWIMNKSSILGVHKNNTKQNIFGFLILGISILLSVATLNKVFQLNIF, encoded by the coding sequence CTGAAGAAATTTTTAAAAAATATAGGACCAGGACCATTAGTTGCAGCTGCATTTATTGGACCTGGTACAGTAACTGTTTGTACATTGGCAGGTGTAGGCTTTGGGTATTCGTTACTATGGGCAATGCTATTGTCTATAGTAGCAACTATCGTACTTCAGGAAATGTCTGCACGTTTGGGAATTATTTCTCAAAAAGGCTTATCTCAGATTATACGAACAGAAATTAAAAACCCAATTTTAAAAGGCTTTACGGTTATACTAATCCTATCAGCTATCGTAATTGGTAATGCAGCTTACGAAGCTGGAAATATTACAGGAGGCGTTTTGGGCTTACAAACCGTTATTGGAAACCCGAATATAGAAATAGGCGGATTTTCAATAAATACGCTAAGCATTGTTATAGGAGCATTAGCATTTGTTTTGTTATATATAGGCAACTATAAGCTTTTAGAAAAAGTGCTGATAGGTTTGGTAACATTAATGAGCTTGACTTTTTTAATTACCGCTATTATGACAAAGCCTAATATTTCTGATATTTTCATGGGCATTTTTGTTCCCAAGTTTTCAGGTGATAGTATACTAACAGTTATAGGGTTAATTGGAACAACCGTAGTGCCTTATAATTTGTTTTTACATGCATCTTTAGTAAAAGAAAAATGGCAGAACAAAAGCGATTTAAAATATGCACGAAACGATACCATAATAGCTGTGGTCTTGGGCGGTTTGGTTTCTATGTGTATTATTATTTCGGCAGCCGCTATACAATCTCAAGATATAAGTAGCGCATCAGATCTGGCAAAAGGGTTAGAACCCTTATTTGGCAGTTTTGCAAAATACTTTTTAGCTCTAGGGCTGTTTGCAGCAGGCATCACCAGTGCGATTACAGCGCCATTAGCGGCAGCTTACGTAGCAAGTGGGTGTTTGGGGTGGAACTCCAATTTAAAATCGAGAAAATTTAGAGCCGTGTGGGCGTTCATTTTATTGTTGGGCGTTTTGTTTTCGTCATTGGCAATAAAACCTATTGATATTATTAAGTTTGCTCAAATTGCTAATGGTATTTTGCTACCCGTTATTGCTGGTTTTTTAATTTGGATTATGAATAAGTCGTCTATTCTGGGAGTACATAAAAATAATACAAAACAGAATATTTTTGGGTTTCTTATTCTTGGAATTAGTATCTTGTTATCTGTTGCAACGCTTAACAAAGTTTTTCAGTTAAATATATTTTAG
- a CDS encoding S41 family peptidase: MRLFLRSALILSILFVNTAISQNPLINAPAISPNGQSLAFNYQGDIWTSDVNGQNVRRLTIHEAYDTNPVWSFDGKSIAFKSNRYGNNDIYVIASTGGVPKRITYHSTNDDITDYTKNGDILFSTRRNFAQVERENEIHIVSDKGGTPYRYMNAVGRQATVSPNGKFIAFVKGSCRIQREAYKGSANNDIWLYNIEKDTYTQLTTFEGQDFFPQWSNDTTIYFQSARSGRYNVHKLEINSAGEKQGEITSITSFKDMGIFSFHISRNGKDLVVAKGDKVILVNATSKKQQEVKINLASDYRLDPVEHKTYSNGIRSIALSPNGNYTALVIRGEIFIRENKKEKSRTVNVSRSSYRDRMPVWLNDSTLVFVSDRDGQNDLYLVKSDDDKEANLFKTLKHKVVRLTKTNAEESNPVLSPNGKSLAFNRGRGKLVVANIDSKGKLSNENILLDGWSTARNVSWSPDSKWLAYGLQDLNFNAEIYIHKADNSREPVNISMHPKQDGGPIWSPDGKKLMFSSNRNNGDYDVWFTWLNKKDWEKTTRDWEEDSDDEDASKKKDKKETDKKDKDKKEVKDVVIDFQDIHERQVQVTSFVGGEFGRAFSKDGKTIYYTTGRSNRGNAKVDSDLFKISWEGKDKKAITTKNSRPSSIIVNKKYTKLFMTKSFGKLTSINLSNDKSENLSITAKLSIDYNIESNQIFEEAWKAINDGFYDPKFHGQSWEGLKKIYKPLAIKASTRTDFQNMFNWMLGQVNASHMGFRSGEQREDLQKENTGLLGLELVPNKDGSLQVRSVVGNMPGDRSTSRILSGDAITEVNGTKLTKNLNIYKLLEGTSNEKIYLKVNRKGAVKEIVIRPKSSNRTENYNAWVKERKQLTDKYSNGKLGYIHIQGMNWTSFERFERELTAAGLGKEGVVIDVRFNGGGWTTDYLMAVLNVKQHAYTIPRGAAKDLEKEHKNFKEHYPFSERLPLASWTKPSIALCNQSSYSNAEIFSHAYKALNIGTLVGVPTFGAVISTGSTSLIDGSRVRMPFRGWYVKESQSNMEFGPAVPDVVVFNNPDDKSKKVDTQLKKAVALLLTQIK, encoded by the coding sequence ATGAGATTATTTTTAAGATCAGCATTAATACTTAGTATTCTTTTTGTTAACACAGCCATTTCTCAAAACCCCTTAATCAATGCTCCGGCAATAAGTCCTAACGGACAATCACTAGCCTTTAATTATCAGGGAGACATCTGGACTTCGGATGTAAACGGACAAAACGTAAGGCGCTTAACCATCCATGAAGCTTACGATACCAATCCGGTTTGGAGTTTCGACGGTAAATCTATAGCATTTAAAAGTAACAGGTATGGAAATAACGATATATACGTTATAGCATCTACCGGAGGTGTTCCGAAGCGAATAACTTACCATTCTACAAATGATGATATTACAGATTATACTAAAAATGGTGATATTCTTTTTTCAACACGAAGAAATTTTGCGCAGGTAGAACGGGAAAACGAAATACATATTGTTAGCGATAAAGGAGGGACGCCTTACAGGTATATGAATGCAGTTGGTCGTCAAGCAACAGTATCGCCAAATGGTAAGTTTATAGCTTTTGTAAAAGGGAGCTGTAGAATACAGCGAGAAGCTTACAAAGGCTCAGCAAATAATGATATTTGGTTATATAATATAGAAAAAGACACCTATACACAATTGACTACATTTGAAGGTCAGGATTTTTTTCCACAATGGAGTAACGACACCACTATTTATTTTCAATCTGCCAGAAGCGGAAGATACAATGTACATAAACTAGAGATTAATAGTGCCGGAGAAAAGCAAGGTGAAATAACTTCAATAACATCTTTTAAGGATATGGGGATATTTTCGTTTCATATAAGCAGAAATGGAAAAGACCTTGTAGTGGCTAAAGGAGATAAAGTGATATTGGTAAATGCGACTTCAAAAAAACAACAAGAGGTTAAAATAAACTTAGCTTCAGATTACAGGTTAGACCCCGTTGAGCATAAAACTTACAGTAATGGTATTAGAAGCATAGCATTGTCTCCAAATGGTAATTATACAGCTTTAGTAATTCGAGGAGAAATTTTTATTAGAGAAAACAAAAAGGAAAAATCGAGAACCGTTAATGTTTCCAGGTCGTCTTACAGAGATAGAATGCCAGTTTGGTTAAATGACAGTACGTTGGTTTTCGTATCAGATAGAGACGGACAAAACGATTTATATTTGGTGAAATCTGATGATGATAAAGAGGCCAATTTATTTAAAACATTAAAGCATAAAGTAGTCAGGTTGACCAAAACAAATGCTGAAGAGTCTAATCCCGTACTATCACCTAACGGAAAATCGCTTGCTTTCAATAGAGGTAGAGGGAAGCTCGTAGTGGCTAATATCGACAGTAAAGGAAAACTATCAAACGAGAACATACTATTGGATGGTTGGAGTACAGCCAGAAACGTGTCTTGGTCTCCAGATTCAAAATGGCTAGCATATGGTTTGCAGGATCTAAATTTTAATGCAGAAATATATATTCATAAAGCAGATAATAGTAGAGAACCTGTAAACATTTCTATGCACCCTAAACAAGACGGTGGACCAATTTGGAGCCCTGATGGAAAAAAACTAATGTTTTCATCTAATAGAAACAATGGCGATTACGACGTTTGGTTTACATGGTTGAATAAGAAGGATTGGGAAAAAACAACCCGAGATTGGGAGGAAGACTCCGATGACGAAGATGCCTCAAAGAAAAAAGACAAAAAAGAAACCGATAAAAAGGATAAGGATAAAAAAGAGGTAAAAGATGTGGTTATCGATTTTCAAGATATTCATGAGCGTCAAGTACAGGTGACTTCATTTGTAGGAGGTGAGTTTGGTAGAGCGTTTTCTAAAGACGGAAAAACCATCTATTATACTACGGGGAGGAGCAATCGAGGCAATGCTAAAGTTGATTCCGATTTGTTCAAAATTTCGTGGGAAGGAAAAGACAAAAAAGCTATAACAACAAAAAATAGCAGACCTTCTAGCATAATAGTAAATAAAAAGTATACTAAACTATTTATGACGAAAAGTTTTGGAAAACTTACCAGTATAAACCTATCGAACGATAAATCTGAAAACCTTTCAATAACAGCTAAGTTAAGTATCGATTACAATATAGAATCCAATCAAATATTCGAAGAAGCATGGAAAGCCATTAACGATGGTTTCTACGATCCTAAGTTCCATGGACAAAGTTGGGAAGGGCTTAAAAAAATATATAAGCCTTTAGCTATAAAAGCATCTACACGTACCGATTTTCAAAATATGTTTAATTGGATGTTAGGGCAGGTAAATGCAAGCCATATGGGCTTTAGAAGTGGAGAGCAAAGAGAAGATTTACAAAAGGAAAATACGGGATTATTAGGGTTGGAATTGGTTCCAAACAAAGACGGAAGCCTTCAAGTAAGGTCTGTTGTAGGCAATATGCCAGGAGATAGAAGTACAAGTAGAATTCTCTCAGGAGATGCTATAACTGAAGTTAATGGCACAAAACTTACTAAAAACCTGAACATTTATAAGTTGTTAGAAGGTACTTCGAACGAAAAAATTTACTTAAAAGTAAACAGAAAAGGAGCTGTTAAAGAAATAGTTATTAGACCAAAAAGTAGCAACCGAACAGAAAACTATAATGCTTGGGTGAAAGAACGGAAACAATTAACCGATAAGTATTCTAATGGGAAGTTAGGCTACATCCATATACAAGGGATGAACTGGACAAGTTTTGAACGTTTCGAGCGCGAACTTACAGCAGCTGGTTTAGGTAAAGAAGGTGTTGTAATTGATGTGCGTTTTAATGGTGGGGGATGGACAACCGATTATTTAATGGCGGTACTCAATGTAAAACAACATGCCTATACGATACCAAGAGGAGCTGCTAAAGATTTAGAAAAGGAACATAAAAACTTTAAGGAGCATTATCCGTTTAGTGAACGGTTACCATTAGCATCATGGACAAAACCGTCCATAGCCTTGTGTAATCAATCCAGTTATTCCAATGCCGAAATATTTTCACACGCTTACAAGGCGTTAAACATTGGTACCCTAGTTGGTGTGCCTACCTTTGGAGCTGTTATTTCTACAGGAAGTACATCACTTATAGATGGTTCTAGGGTTAGAATGCCTTTTAGAGGATGGTATGTAAAAGAATCTCAATCTAACATGGAATTTGGGCCAGCTGTGCCCGATGTAGTGGTATTTAATAATCCAGATGATAAATCTAAAAAAGTAGACACGCAACTCAAAAAAGCAGTAGCGCTTTTATTAACCCAAATAAAATAA
- a CDS encoding DUF2891 domain-containing protein yields MQKYILLPVIALVFSCNTSEKEKQNEESVFTIASASNDEFNYNIPKLDLKSANTLAELPLHCINIEYPNKLSQTLGGDEDLKSPNVLHPAFYGCFDWHSAVHGHWSLISLIKSFPEMEKAEEIKQRLLQNISKENIEAEVAYFMGKHNKSYERTYGWAWLLKLAEEIHTWDGPTGRELEANLEPLTSLIIERYIEFLPRLNYPIRVGEHPNTAFGLSFAWDYANTVNHVELKKLIEQRAKDFYLKDTDCPITWEPSGYDFLSPCLEEAALMKRVLSTAEFKVWVNLFFPQLRKKNFELETGKVSDRNDGKLVHLDGVNFSRAWSLNKIAEGLPKYEHLKYIANRHINYSLSSIIDDGYEGGHWLGSFAIYALNSVKE; encoded by the coding sequence ATGCAAAAATACATACTACTACCCGTAATAGCTTTAGTATTTAGTTGTAATACTTCAGAAAAGGAGAAGCAAAATGAAGAATCAGTTTTTACCATTGCTTCAGCATCTAATGACGAGTTTAATTATAACATTCCAAAACTTGATTTAAAAAGTGCCAATACGCTAGCAGAACTACCGTTGCATTGTATAAATATAGAGTATCCAAATAAATTATCGCAAACCTTGGGAGGTGACGAAGATTTAAAATCGCCCAATGTACTACATCCGGCTTTCTATGGTTGTTTCGATTGGCATTCTGCTGTACATGGACACTGGAGTTTGATAAGTTTAATAAAATCGTTTCCAGAAATGGAAAAAGCAGAGGAGATAAAGCAGCGATTACTTCAAAACATATCAAAAGAAAATATAGAAGCAGAAGTAGCCTATTTTATGGGAAAGCATAATAAATCGTACGAACGTACTTATGGCTGGGCATGGTTGTTAAAATTGGCAGAGGAGATACATACGTGGGATGGTCCAACTGGAAGAGAACTAGAGGCTAACCTAGAACCTTTAACCAGCTTAATTATTGAACGATATATAGAATTTCTTCCTAGGTTAAATTATCCAATTCGTGTTGGCGAACATCCAAATACTGCTTTCGGGTTAAGTTTTGCATGGGATTATGCCAATACAGTAAACCATGTTGAATTAAAAAAATTAATAGAACAGCGAGCCAAAGACTTTTATTTAAAAGATACTGATTGCCCGATAACTTGGGAACCTAGTGGTTACGATTTTTTATCGCCGTGTTTAGAGGAAGCTGCTTTGATGAAGCGGGTGTTAAGCACAGCAGAATTTAAAGTATGGGTAAATCTGTTTTTCCCGCAGTTAAGAAAAAAGAACTTCGAATTAGAAACAGGAAAGGTGTCTGATAGAAATGACGGGAAGTTGGTACATTTAGATGGTGTTAATTTTTCGCGAGCCTGGAGTTTAAATAAGATAGCAGAAGGGTTGCCAAAATATGAACATCTCAAATATATAGCAAATAGGCACATAAATTATTCATTGTCAAGTATCATTGACGATGGTTATGAAGGGGGACACTGGTTGGGTAGTTTTGCTATTTACGCTTTGAATTCTGTTAAAGAATAA
- a CDS encoding sulfatase-like hydrolase/transferase, translated as MNTIKQKLSQIGEKPDMILIITDEQRATQHFPTGWEEKNLPTLTFLKKNGFSFDRAFCNTCMCSPSRATLFTGVYPAKHGVTQTLTEGGPLSPSEVTLDASIPTIMNTLWADGYNVQYRGKWHLSKGVSANGATTNYDQLNSEDVALFSAMGWEAPDAGEDVNPLNFGGGYTNHDAKYTAQAVKFLKEVREQRAKGIHQPYCLVLSLVNPHDVLAYPNTAGTSGYHSDSWSGRDIGLPKTVNEELLRNKKPMAQEQILLAMGAGLGALPTDEKKLDYINFYGYLLKHVDKEIGTFINELYAEDASGKRLADSAIVTFTSDHGEMGLAHGGLRQKTYVAYEEAIRVPLVISNPILFNNHKVQGSMALATLADIFPTFIEMANVQNPPTGLAGKSLLPVLEDGTPVQKSILFTYDDTKAGSSVTWSTVKAANRIRCIRTEKWKFDIYFDALGAYYNQYELYDLENDPEEITNLAYDPNYKDIREKLEKELHELEIKNLRNVSINQNKEAPVLTNH; from the coding sequence ATGAACACAATCAAACAAAAACTATCTCAAATAGGTGAAAAGCCAGATATGATTTTAATCATTACAGATGAGCAACGCGCAACCCAGCATTTTCCAACGGGATGGGAAGAAAAAAACCTTCCAACACTTACTTTCCTTAAAAAGAATGGGTTTAGTTTCGATAGAGCTTTCTGTAATACCTGTATGTGTTCACCCAGTAGGGCTACATTATTTACCGGCGTTTATCCTGCTAAACATGGCGTTACGCAAACTTTAACCGAAGGAGGACCTTTATCGCCGTCTGAGGTAACTCTCGATGCATCTATACCAACAATAATGAATACCCTATGGGCAGATGGTTATAATGTACAGTATAGAGGAAAATGGCACTTGAGCAAAGGGGTGTCGGCTAATGGCGCTACGACAAATTACGATCAGCTTAACTCCGAAGATGTAGCACTTTTCTCGGCTATGGGTTGGGAAGCACCAGATGCTGGAGAAGATGTAAACCCATTGAACTTTGGTGGCGGCTATACCAATCATGATGCAAAATATACAGCACAGGCTGTAAAGTTTCTAAAAGAAGTAAGAGAGCAAAGAGCAAAGGGCATACATCAACCTTACTGTCTTGTACTTTCTTTAGTTAATCCGCATGATGTATTGGCTTATCCAAACACAGCAGGAACCTCAGGATACCATTCAGATAGTTGGTCTGGTAGAGATATCGGACTTCCAAAAACAGTTAATGAGGAGTTATTAAGGAACAAAAAACCCATGGCACAAGAGCAGATTTTATTAGCTATGGGTGCAGGGTTAGGTGCTTTACCTACTGATGAAAAGAAACTGGATTATATCAATTTTTATGGTTATTTGTTAAAACATGTCGATAAGGAAATAGGAACTTTTATTAATGAGCTATACGCAGAAGATGCTTCAGGTAAAAGATTAGCAGATTCGGCCATAGTAACCTTTACTTCCGATCATGGGGAAATGGGACTGGCGCATGGCGGTTTGCGACAAAAAACCTATGTGGCTTACGAAGAGGCCATACGAGTGCCTTTGGTAATCTCTAACCCTATATTGTTTAATAATCACAAGGTACAGGGCTCGATGGCCTTAGCTACTTTGGCAGATATATTTCCAACATTTATAGAAATGGCGAATGTTCAAAATCCACCTACTGGTCTTGCAGGTAAAAGCCTGTTGCCAGTGTTGGAAGATGGAACGCCGGTTCAAAAAAGTATTTTGTTTACTTACGATGATACAAAAGCAGGATCTAGTGTTACCTGGTCTACAGTAAAAGCAGCTAATCGTATTCGTTGCATTAGAACAGAAAAATGGAAGTTCGATATTTACTTCGATGCACTAGGCGCTTATTATAATCAATATGAGCTTTACGATCTTGAAAACGATCCGGAGGAAATAACCAATTTAGCTTACGATCCAAATTATAAAGATATCAGGGAGAAGTTGGAAAAGGAACTTCATGAACTGGAAATAAAAAATCTAAGAAATGTGTCTATTAATCAAAATAAAGAAGCCCCTGTACTAACAAACCACTGA